Proteins encoded by one window of Streptomyces sp. NBC_01571:
- a CDS encoding phosphoribosylaminoimidazolesuccinocarboxamide synthase: MSGFVEKPEPLQVPGLVHLHTGKVRDLYRNEAGDLVMIASDRLSAYDWVLPTEIPDKGRVLTQLSLWWFDKLADLVPHHVLSTELPPGAPADWAGRTLICKSLRMVPVECVARGYLTGSGLLEYDASRTVCGLALPEGLVDGSELPAPIFTPATKAEVGEHDENVPYEEVARQVGAETAAQLRQATLAVYGRARDIARERGIILADTKFEFGYEDGTLVLADEVLTPDSSRFWPADAWEPGRAQPSFDKQFVRDWLTSAESGWDRRSEQPPPALPAHVVEATSAKYIEAFERLTGTSWS; this comes from the coding sequence GTGTCCGGATTCGTCGAAAAGCCCGAGCCCCTCCAGGTCCCGGGTCTGGTGCATCTGCACACCGGCAAGGTGCGCGACCTGTACCGGAACGAGGCGGGCGACCTCGTGATGATCGCCAGTGACCGTCTTTCCGCCTACGACTGGGTACTGCCCACCGAGATTCCCGACAAGGGCCGGGTCCTCACCCAGCTCTCCCTGTGGTGGTTCGACAAGCTCGCCGACCTCGTCCCCCACCACGTCCTGAGCACCGAACTCCCGCCCGGCGCCCCCGCCGACTGGGCCGGCCGCACCCTGATCTGCAAGTCGCTGCGGATGGTTCCGGTCGAGTGCGTCGCGCGCGGTTACCTCACCGGCTCCGGCCTGTTGGAGTACGACGCCTCCCGTACGGTCTGCGGTCTCGCCCTGCCCGAGGGCCTCGTCGACGGCTCGGAACTCCCCGCGCCGATCTTCACCCCCGCCACCAAGGCCGAGGTCGGCGAGCACGACGAGAACGTCCCGTACGAGGAGGTCGCCCGCCAGGTCGGCGCCGAGACCGCGGCGCAGCTGCGTCAGGCGACCCTCGCCGTGTACGGCCGCGCACGCGACATCGCGCGTGAGCGCGGGATCATCCTCGCCGACACCAAGTTCGAGTTCGGCTACGAGGACGGGACCCTCGTCCTGGCCGACGAGGTGCTGACCCCGGACTCGTCGCGCTTCTGGCCGGCCGACGCGTGGGAGCCGGGCCGCGCCCAGCCGTCCTTCGACAAGCAGTTCGTCCGCGACTGGCTGACGTCCGCCGAGTCGGGCTGGGACCGCAGGAGCGAGCAGCCGCCGCCCGCGCTCCCGGCGCATGTCGTGGAGGCGACGAGCGCCAAGTACATCGAGGCGTTCGAGCGGCTGACCGGCACCAGCTGGAGCTGA
- a CDS encoding N,N-dimethylformamidase beta subunit family domain-containing protein, with the protein MGSEQIRRWESGALAHAVTDPFGQGPVPWLRGDEQYFDDTGHVVPWYIDHAPGATLLRDATKPVRGAIPQPRIGGPRSADDVHRQIKGFASNGAAAPGEAIDFHVTVDPPQEFSVDIYRIGHYGGDGASKITTSPRLSGIVQPPPLTADRTVSCHHWWLSWRLQIPSYWNIGAYVAVLTTADGYRSHVPFTVRDNHPADLLLLLPDITWQAYNLYPEDGRTGASLYHAWDEDGRLLGEADAATTVSFDRPYAGAGLPLHVGHAYDFIRWAERYGYDLAYADARDLHAGRVDPTRYRGLVFPGHDEYWSPAMRRTAELACGNGTSLVFLSANTMYWQVELGPSPSGVADRLLTCRKRRGPGKPSLWREIDRPEQQLIGIQYAGRVPDPHPLVVRNCDHWLWDATGAHEGDELEGMVAGEADRYFPRAPLPEHDGRILLAHSPYRDSEGAVRHQETSLYRAPSGALVFASGTFAWSPALDRPGHVDTRVQRATANLLDRICKRD; encoded by the coding sequence ATGGGATCGGAGCAGATCCGTCGCTGGGAGTCGGGAGCTCTCGCGCACGCCGTGACGGACCCCTTCGGCCAGGGACCCGTTCCCTGGCTCCGCGGCGACGAGCAGTACTTCGACGACACCGGGCACGTCGTCCCCTGGTACATCGACCACGCCCCCGGCGCCACCCTCCTGCGGGACGCCACGAAGCCGGTGAGGGGTGCCATTCCCCAGCCCAGGATCGGGGGCCCCCGCTCCGCGGACGACGTGCACCGCCAGATCAAGGGGTTCGCCTCCAACGGCGCGGCCGCCCCGGGCGAGGCCATCGACTTCCATGTCACCGTCGATCCGCCCCAGGAATTCAGCGTCGACATCTACCGCATCGGGCACTACGGAGGCGACGGCGCCAGCAAGATCACCACCAGCCCCCGCCTCTCCGGGATCGTCCAGCCCCCGCCGCTCACCGCCGACAGAACCGTTTCCTGCCACCACTGGTGGCTGTCCTGGCGCCTGCAGATCCCGAGCTACTGGAACATCGGCGCGTACGTGGCCGTACTGACCACCGCCGACGGCTACCGCTCCCACGTCCCCTTCACTGTCCGCGACAACCACCCCGCCGACCTGTTGCTCCTGCTCCCGGACATCACCTGGCAGGCGTACAACCTCTATCCGGAGGACGGCCGTACGGGCGCGAGCCTCTATCACGCGTGGGACGAGGACGGCCGGCTCCTCGGGGAGGCGGACGCGGCGACGACGGTCTCCTTCGACCGCCCGTACGCGGGCGCGGGCCTCCCTCTCCACGTCGGCCACGCCTACGACTTCATCCGCTGGGCCGAGCGCTACGGCTACGACCTCGCCTATGCCGACGCCCGTGACCTGCACGCCGGCCGCGTCGACCCCACCCGTTACCGCGGCCTGGTCTTCCCGGGCCACGACGAGTACTGGTCGCCGGCCATGCGCCGCACCGCGGAACTCGCCTGCGGAAACGGCACTTCGCTGGTCTTCCTCTCCGCCAACACCATGTACTGGCAAGTGGAGTTGGGTCCCTCGCCGTCCGGTGTCGCGGACCGCCTGCTGACCTGCCGCAAGCGCAGGGGCCCCGGAAAGCCGTCGCTGTGGCGGGAGATCGACCGGCCCGAGCAGCAGCTCATCGGCATCCAGTACGCGGGCAGGGTCCCCGACCCCCACCCCCTGGTCGTGCGCAACTGCGACCACTGGCTGTGGGACGCCACCGGCGCGCACGAGGGCGACGAACTCGAGGGCATGGTCGCGGGCGAGGCCGACCGCTACTTCCCCCGCGCCCCGCTGCCGGAGCACGACGGCCGCATCCTCCTCGCCCACTCCCCGTACCGGGACAGCGAGGGCGCCGTCCGCCACCAGGAGACCTCCCTCTACCGAGCGCCCTCCGGCGCGCTGGTCTTTGCGTCCGGGACGTTCGCCTGGTCCCCGGCCCTGGACCGGCCGGGCCACGTCGACACCCGCGTCCAGCGGGCCACGGCCAACCTCCTCGACCGCATCTGCAAACGGGACTGA